A genomic stretch from Flavobacterium nitratireducens includes:
- a CDS encoding PAS domain-containing sensor histidine kinase, whose product MDYLCNNVPETFTPLSRGFHLVGEVYKLYQEEFKKIMTERQVNTFLFVPIFDNDFFWGFLGFEHCMDVVWDLDVIESIKLITKNISIKINEVRYKEKIGPSFDIFKYYDNGILEGFWELDLVTNELKLSNNWANLLGFSIYEVKQTYEFLKSRYHPDDFLEIEDKRKKFISGEIGEYSGIARVKNKDEKYIWVKYSGSLRRNTNGEAVKLFGTIVDVNDIEVNKIALEESEKKMRFILEHSTDLITQRDINGKYLYVSESSTEILGYTPLELMELNSNYELCHPADLDDLLVKQSNFIHDKSRLSFIFSVQMKKKNGDYVWLEVISKKIIVNHSLVCIQSTARDISLRKKLELQNLKALEREKELYDLKAKFVTMASHQFRTPLTVIYSNAELIEIKTKLLDFKLAENFTAITNRIKFEIERMSELIDNILVFGKYDVRENFSLKIEAINFDEFMTNLIVTYFNHEADGRGVKVVTIGSSKPVQSDTSLLIHIFTNLLNNAFKYSKGKPNPELKVIYLNQKIQIEVIDYGIGVPEQDVKKLFKSFYRASNTSTIVGSGLGLTIVKQFTRMLKGKIKLKTKQNSGTKITITFPYEQK is encoded by the coding sequence TTGGATTATTTATGTAATAATGTCCCGGAAACTTTTACACCCTTAAGTAGAGGATTTCATTTAGTTGGCGAAGTCTATAAATTATATCAAGAAGAATTTAAAAAAATAATGACTGAGCGACAGGTAAATACTTTCTTGTTCGTGCCTATTTTTGATAATGATTTTTTTTGGGGATTTTTAGGATTTGAGCATTGCATGGATGTAGTCTGGGATTTGGATGTTATTGAATCAATTAAACTCATTACAAAAAATATATCTATTAAGATTAATGAAGTTAGATATAAAGAAAAGATAGGTCCGAGTTTTGATATTTTTAAATATTATGACAATGGTATACTCGAAGGCTTTTGGGAATTAGATTTAGTTACTAATGAACTTAAATTATCAAATAATTGGGCTAATTTACTGGGGTTTTCAATTTATGAAGTTAAACAAACATATGAGTTTTTAAAAAGCAGGTATCATCCCGATGATTTTCTTGAGATAGAGGATAAACGTAAAAAATTTATCTCAGGGGAGATTGGTGAATATTCGGGTATAGCCAGAGTTAAAAACAAGGATGAGAAATATATTTGGGTGAAGTATTCGGGATCTCTCAGAAGAAATACCAATGGAGAAGCAGTTAAATTATTTGGAACAATTGTAGACGTCAATGATATCGAAGTTAATAAAATAGCTTTAGAAGAATCTGAAAAGAAAATGCGTTTTATTCTCGAGCATTCTACAGATTTGATAACCCAACGTGATATTAACGGTAAGTATCTGTATGTTTCTGAATCGTCAACAGAAATATTAGGTTATACTCCCCTGGAATTGATGGAATTAAATTCGAATTATGAATTGTGTCATCCTGCTGATTTGGATGATCTACTGGTAAAACAGTCTAATTTTATACATGATAAAAGTCGTTTGAGTTTTATATTTAGTGTACAGATGAAAAAGAAGAATGGTGATTATGTATGGTTGGAGGTGATTTCTAAAAAAATTATTGTTAATCATTCTTTGGTTTGTATTCAAAGCACTGCCAGAGATATTAGTCTCCGAAAAAAATTAGAACTTCAAAATTTGAAAGCTTTGGAAAGGGAAAAAGAATTGTATGATTTGAAAGCGAAATTTGTGACTATGGCTTCGCATCAATTTAGAACACCATTAACGGTAATCTACTCTAATGCGGAATTAATTGAAATAAAAACCAAATTGTTAGATTTCAAATTGGCAGAGAATTTTACAGCTATAACAAACAGAATTAAATTTGAAATTGAACGAATGTCTGAATTGATAGATAATATTCTGGTTTTTGGAAAATATGATGTCAGAGAAAATTTTAGTCTTAAAATCGAAGCTATCAATTTTGATGAGTTTATGACAAATTTGATTGTTACCTATTTTAATCATGAAGCTGATGGAAGGGGGGTAAAGGTTGTTACTATTGGTTCTTCAAAACCAGTACAGTCTGATACTTCACTTTTAATACATATCTTTACAAATTTATTAAATAACGCCTTTAAATATTCCAAAGGAAAACCAAATCCTGAACTTAAAGTTATTTATTTGAATCAAAAAATTCAGATTGAAGTGATTGATTATGGAATTGGTGTTCCAGAACAGGATGTCAAAAAGCTTTTTAAATCTTTTTACAGGGCATCAAATACATCTACAATTGTTGGTTCAGGATTAGGATTGACGATTGTAAAACAATTTACACGAATGCTAAAAGGAAAAATTAAGCTAAAAACAAAACAAAATTCAGGAACTAAAATAACTATAACTTTCCCTTATGAACAAAAATAG